One window of the Geotrypetes seraphini chromosome 19, aGeoSer1.1, whole genome shotgun sequence genome contains the following:
- the LOC117352047 gene encoding histone-lysine N-methyltransferase SETMAR-like, with protein MDKIEYRAVIKFLHLQGKSPTEIKYELDTVYGDASPSFSKVKAWAAEFKRSSQASTVKEECSGCPKSATTNEMVDEVHRIVMVDCRLTLNEIAEAAGISSECVHTILHEYLGMRKLSARWVPRLLTMDQKRVRLDISKTCLERFKHNERDFLRRFVIVDETWVHHYTPETKQQSRQWTTRQEPTPKRKKMASSAGKMMATVFWDFLGIIFIDYLEKGKTINGEYYAGLLQRLRAEIKMKRPHLSKKTVLLHQDNAPAHTSTIVMVKLHELRFKLIPHPPYSPDLAPCDFFLFPNLKKWLSRKKFSSDSAVIDAINRYFSSLDVSYFTEGMKGLEKRWSKCIELKGDYVEK; from the coding sequence ATGGACAAAATTGAGTATCGCGCTGTGATAAAATTCCTTCATTTGCAGGGAAAATCACCTACTGAAATCAAATATGAGTTAGACACAGTGTATGGTGATGCATCTCCTTCATTTTCAAAGGTGAAAGCGTGGGCTGCTGAGTTTAAACGTAGTAGCCAGGCAAGCACTGTTAAAGAAGAATGCTCTGGATGTCCAAAATCAGCAACAACCAATGAAATGGTTGATGAAGTTCACCGAATCGTGATGGTAGATTGCCGATTGACCCTAAATGAAATAGCAGAGGCTGCTGGCATTTCATCAGAATGTGTACATACCATTCTACACGAATATTTAGGCATGAGGAAGTTGAGCGCACGATGGGTGCCACGTTTGCTAACCATGGACCAAAAACGAGTTCGATTGGACATTTCAAAAACATGTCTTGAGCGTTTTAAGCATAATGAGAGAGACTTTTTGCGGCGTTTTGTGATTGTGGATGAGACTTGGGTTCATCACTAtactcctgagacaaaacaacaatccAGACAATGGACTACAAGACAGGAACCGACACCAAAGAGAAAGAAAATGGCTTCATCAGCTGGGAAGATGATGGCAACTGTCTTTTGGGATTTCCTCGGGATAATTTTTATTGACTATCTGGAAAAGGGAAAAACCATTAATGGTGAATACTATGCTGGCTTACTACAACGTCTACGTGCCGAAATCAAGATGAAACGTCCTCATTTGTCCAAAAAGACAGTTCTCTTACACCAGGACAACGCACCGGCTCACACATCAACAATCGTGATGGTGAAATTGCATGAATTGCGGTTCAAACTAATTCCCCATCCACCGTACTCTCCAGATTTGGCCCCATgcgatttttttctgtttccgaACCTGAAAAAATGGCTGTCTAGGAAGAAATTTTCTTCAGATTCTGCAGTCATAGATGCTATAAATAGATATTTTTCCAGTTTAGACGTTTCATATTTTACTGAAGGCATGAAGGGTCTGGAAAAACGTTGGAGCAAATGTATTGAGTTAAAAGGAGACTATGTTGAAAAATAG